A portion of the Juglans microcarpa x Juglans regia isolate MS1-56 chromosome 1D, Jm3101_v1.0, whole genome shotgun sequence genome contains these proteins:
- the LOC121250045 gene encoding protein TAPETUM DETERMINANT 1-like isoform X2 encodes MLSYHVSILYLMMLIIAFCNLGLHSASSTEFKHSFRGDNNHSRKVHVKSEKAYSSYRELMVHGGCTNRDISISQSRDTTSGIPRYIVQIVNTCVSGCAPSKIRLHCGWFASARIINPRTFKRLSYDDCLVNGGKPLKSRQIISFTYSNSFMYPLAFKSAKFC; translated from the exons ATGCTCTCTTATCATGTCTCCATCCTCTACTTGATGATGCTTATCATTGCATTCTGCAATCTTGGACTGCATTCAG CTTCTAGTACGGAGTTTAAACATTCATTCCGTGGAGATAACAACCATTCAAGAAAGGTACATGTAAAGTCAGAAAAGGCATACTCAAGCTACAGAGAGCTTATGGTGCAtg GCGGTTGCACGAATAGAGATATAAGCATCTCACAAAGTAGAGATACCACATCTGGAATCCCAAGGTACATAGTCCAGATAGTCAACACTTGTGTTTCCGGATGTGCTCCTTCAAAGATTCGTCTGCACTGTGGTTGGTTTGCGTCTGCAAGAATAATAAATCCAAGAACCTTCAAGAGGCTATCCTATGATGATTGCTTGGTTAATGGAGGAAAGCCTTTGAAGAGCCGCCAAATCATCAGCTTTACTTACTCAAACTCTTTTATGTACCCACTTGCATTCAAGTCTGCTAAGTTCTGCTGA
- the LOC121250045 gene encoding protein TAPETUM DETERMINANT 1-like isoform X1, translated as MLSYHVSILYLMMLIIAFCNLGLHSAASSTEFKHSFRGDNNHSRKVHVKSEKAYSSYRELMVHGGCTNRDISISQSRDTTSGIPRYIVQIVNTCVSGCAPSKIRLHCGWFASARIINPRTFKRLSYDDCLVNGGKPLKSRQIISFTYSNSFMYPLAFKSAKFC; from the exons ATGCTCTCTTATCATGTCTCCATCCTCTACTTGATGATGCTTATCATTGCATTCTGCAATCTTGGACTGCATTCAG CAGCTTCTAGTACGGAGTTTAAACATTCATTCCGTGGAGATAACAACCATTCAAGAAAGGTACATGTAAAGTCAGAAAAGGCATACTCAAGCTACAGAGAGCTTATGGTGCAtg GCGGTTGCACGAATAGAGATATAAGCATCTCACAAAGTAGAGATACCACATCTGGAATCCCAAGGTACATAGTCCAGATAGTCAACACTTGTGTTTCCGGATGTGCTCCTTCAAAGATTCGTCTGCACTGTGGTTGGTTTGCGTCTGCAAGAATAATAAATCCAAGAACCTTCAAGAGGCTATCCTATGATGATTGCTTGGTTAATGGAGGAAAGCCTTTGAAGAGCCGCCAAATCATCAGCTTTACTTACTCAAACTCTTTTATGTACCCACTTGCATTCAAGTCTGCTAAGTTCTGCTGA